The Microbacterium foliorum genome has a window encoding:
- a CDS encoding FAD-binding dehydrogenase — protein MTTMPQSADVLVIGWGLAGLVAASEALDAGRRVILIDQEPRTNLGGQAWWSFGGLFLIDSPEQRRMGIRDSLALATQDWLGTAAFDRPEDEWPRRWAEAYLEFAAGEKRSWLRERGVGFFPVVGWAERGGYGALGPGNSVPRFHITWGTGPGIVAPFAAAVEQGEREGHLTILPRHRVTELVVTDGVVTGARGQILESTAAARGVESSRRAISDFEIRAEATIVASGGIGGNHDLVRAAWPERLGTPPAHMLTGVPAYVDGSMHAVSEAAGARLINGDRMWHYVEGITNWDPVWPSHGIRILPGPSSLWLDATGTRLPVPLFPGFDTLGTLAHLRATGHDHSWFVTSRQIVEKEFALSGSEQNPDLTGKDVGLLLKSRLAKGPTGPVQAFLDEGEDFIVENDLESLLEQMATHPGGELLDIDQVRREVVARDLEIENDFTKDAQIGMLRSMRGYRGDRLIRTASPHRLQDPSAGPLVAVKLHVITRKSLGGITTDLDGRALGLDGEPIVGLFAAGEASGFGGGGVHGYRALEGTFLGGCLFSGRQAGRAASA, from the coding sequence ATGACGACCATGCCCCAGTCCGCCGACGTCCTGGTCATCGGATGGGGGCTCGCCGGTCTGGTGGCCGCGAGCGAGGCGCTGGATGCCGGTCGCCGCGTGATCCTGATCGATCAGGAGCCCCGGACGAATCTCGGCGGCCAGGCCTGGTGGTCGTTCGGCGGATTGTTCCTCATCGACTCCCCCGAGCAGCGGCGCATGGGCATCCGCGACTCGCTGGCCCTCGCGACGCAGGACTGGCTCGGCACGGCGGCGTTCGACCGCCCCGAAGACGAATGGCCCCGTCGCTGGGCCGAGGCCTACCTCGAGTTCGCCGCCGGAGAGAAACGCTCCTGGCTGCGGGAGCGGGGCGTGGGTTTCTTCCCCGTGGTGGGCTGGGCGGAGCGCGGCGGCTACGGAGCGCTCGGTCCCGGCAACTCGGTACCGCGGTTCCACATCACCTGGGGCACCGGTCCCGGGATCGTCGCGCCCTTCGCCGCGGCGGTGGAGCAGGGCGAGCGCGAGGGACACCTCACGATCCTCCCCCGCCACCGCGTGACCGAGCTGGTCGTCACCGATGGGGTGGTCACGGGGGCCAGAGGGCAGATCCTCGAATCGACTGCGGCCGCGCGGGGTGTCGAGAGCTCCCGGCGAGCGATCTCCGACTTCGAGATCCGTGCCGAGGCGACGATCGTGGCCTCAGGGGGCATCGGCGGGAACCATGACCTCGTGCGGGCCGCCTGGCCCGAGCGTCTGGGAACGCCACCGGCGCACATGCTGACCGGCGTGCCCGCTTACGTCGACGGTTCGATGCATGCGGTGTCGGAGGCCGCGGGAGCACGGCTCATCAACGGCGACCGCATGTGGCACTACGTCGAGGGGATCACCAACTGGGATCCGGTGTGGCCGTCGCACGGCATCCGCATCCTGCCCGGTCCGTCGTCGCTGTGGCTCGATGCCACCGGCACCCGCCTGCCGGTGCCGCTGTTCCCCGGGTTCGACACGCTCGGCACCCTCGCTCACCTGCGCGCGACCGGCCACGACCATTCCTGGTTCGTGACCTCGCGCCAGATCGTCGAGAAGGAGTTCGCGCTCTCCGGCAGCGAGCAGAATCCCGATCTCACCGGCAAGGATGTGGGCTTGCTCCTGAAGTCCCGGCTCGCGAAGGGACCCACCGGACCCGTGCAGGCGTTCCTCGATGAGGGCGAGGATTTCATCGTCGAGAACGATCTGGAATCGCTGCTCGAGCAGATGGCGACGCATCCGGGAGGCGAACTGCTCGACATCGACCAGGTCCGTCGCGAGGTGGTCGCCCGCGACCTGGAGATCGAGAACGACTTCACGAAAGACGCGCAGATCGGGATGCTGCGCTCGATGCGCGGGTATCGCGGGGATCGACTCATCCGCACAGCGTCTCCGCATCGACTGCAGGACCCCTCAGCCGGGCCGTTGGTCGCCGTCAAGCTGCACGTCATCACCAGGAAGTCGCTCGGCGGCATCACGACCGACCTGGACGGTCGCGCCCTCGGGCTCGACGGCGAACCGATCGTCGGCCTCTTCGCCGCCGGAGAGGCCAGCGGCTTCGGGGGTGGCGGCGTGCACGGCTACCGGGCGCTCGAGGGGACTTTCCTCGGGGGATGCCTGTTCTCGGGCCGTCAGGCGGGTCGCGCGGCTTCGGCCTGA
- a CDS encoding globin, producing the protein MTFYDEVGGRETFAKIVAVFYREVARDPVLKPMYPEDDLGPAEERLLMFLEQYWGGPTTYGETRGHPRLRMRHMPFHVDPDARDRWLRHMRTAVDEAQLSPLHESTLWDYLERAAYAMVNTFEPSGIGTAAEGRLPLETRSRQESTEST; encoded by the coding sequence GTGACGTTCTACGACGAGGTGGGTGGCCGAGAGACCTTCGCGAAGATCGTCGCGGTCTTCTACCGGGAGGTCGCTCGGGATCCGGTGCTCAAGCCGATGTACCCCGAAGACGACCTCGGCCCCGCGGAAGAGCGCCTGCTGATGTTCCTGGAGCAGTACTGGGGAGGGCCGACCACCTACGGCGAGACCCGAGGTCATCCCCGACTGCGGATGCGACACATGCCGTTCCATGTCGATCCCGATGCGCGCGACAGGTGGCTTCGGCACATGCGGACGGCGGTGGACGAGGCGCAGTTGTCGCCTCTGCACGAATCCACGCTGTGGGACTATCTCGAGCGCGCGGCGTATGCCATGGTGAACACATTCGAGCCGTCCGGCATCGGCACCGCCGCCGAGGGACGTCTTCCGCTCGAGACGAGATCGCGTCAGGAATCAACGGAGAGCACATGA
- a CDS encoding mechanosensitive ion channel family protein, whose amino-acid sequence MMQPFQVTPEPEPADLPKWWVNTLDVLGVIGGKALSVGIIIVACVLIALVLRVVIRRVVHRIVDTAKTKADVDDTQALERSPLADMRLVQRTRTLGTILQNIVNVMLVVIALVLVVNELDTSLLGSLTLLTAAVGAGLGFGAQNIVKDVLNGMFIVAEDQIGIGDVVDLGLASGVVEYVSVRITQVRDVNGTLWYVRNGEVLRIGNMSQGWARAIIDLGVPVDSDLDQVEKLMLDTAQGLAKDPKWRTRIVEKPELWGLESIDGDALVVRLVIKARANAKDDVAQELRKRLRATMRENGIDFPSMTTVVPTGLDGARRVRGANPPKTRPNAVTGVPVIPDRGIWRRKKTNDDGSTQK is encoded by the coding sequence ATGATGCAGCCATTCCAAGTCACCCCCGAACCCGAACCCGCCGACCTGCCGAAGTGGTGGGTAAACACGCTCGATGTCCTCGGCGTCATCGGCGGCAAGGCCCTCAGCGTCGGCATCATCATCGTGGCGTGCGTGCTCATCGCACTCGTGCTGCGCGTGGTCATCCGCCGGGTGGTGCACCGCATCGTCGACACGGCCAAGACCAAGGCGGACGTCGACGACACGCAGGCACTGGAGCGCTCCCCGCTCGCCGACATGCGTCTGGTGCAGAGGACCCGCACACTCGGCACCATCCTGCAGAACATCGTCAACGTGATGCTCGTGGTGATCGCGCTGGTCCTCGTCGTGAACGAGCTCGACACCAGCCTGCTCGGCTCGCTCACGCTGCTGACGGCCGCGGTCGGCGCCGGTCTCGGCTTCGGTGCGCAGAACATCGTCAAGGACGTGCTGAACGGCATGTTCATCGTCGCTGAGGACCAGATAGGCATCGGCGATGTCGTCGATCTCGGACTCGCCTCGGGCGTCGTCGAGTACGTCAGCGTCCGGATCACCCAGGTGCGCGACGTGAACGGCACACTCTGGTACGTCCGCAACGGCGAGGTGCTGCGCATCGGCAACATGTCTCAGGGATGGGCGCGAGCGATCATCGACCTCGGCGTGCCCGTGGACTCCGACCTCGACCAGGTCGAGAAGCTCATGCTCGACACCGCGCAGGGGCTCGCCAAAGACCCGAAGTGGCGCACCCGCATCGTCGAGAAGCCCGAGCTGTGGGGCCTCGAATCGATCGACGGAGACGCCCTCGTCGTGCGGCTCGTCATCAAGGCGCGCGCGAATGCGAAGGACGACGTGGCGCAGGAGCTGCGCAAGCGTCTTCGCGCGACGATGCGCGAGAACGGGATCGACTTCCCGAGCATGACCACGGTCGTGCCCACCGGGCTCGACGGTGCACGCCGGGTGCGCGGAGCCAATCCACCGAAGACACGTCCCAATGCCGTCACGGGCGTGCCCGTCATACCGGATCGCGGCATCTGGCGACGCAAGAAGACGAATGACGACGGGAGCACCCAGAAGTGA
- the pepN gene encoding aminopeptidase N, whose protein sequence is MPGENLTRIEAQERHDVVDTQSYEVSLDLTKGAEVFGSRSVVRFTATPESFTFIDLIAREVREISLNGEQLDPDEVFEDSRIALAGLQAENVLVVDADCAYTNTGEGLHRFVDPVDGEVYLYSQFEVPDSRRVFAVFEQPDLKATFQFTVTAPSSWKVVSNSPTPEPIVHDDDSVATWGFEPTPRISSYITALVAGPYESTFSELTSASGRVIPLGVYGRKSLWQHLDADYIFDKTREGFAYFESKFGVPYPFAKYDQLFVPEFNAGAMENAGAVTFTETYVFRSKVTDAVKERRVVTILHELAHMWFGDLVTMKWWNDLWLNESFAEWASTIATAEATEWTEAWTTFNAMEKTWAYRQDQLPSTHPITAVINDLEDVQVNFDGITYAKGGSVLKQLAAWVGIEEFFAGVSQYFQKHSWGNTELSDLLTELEATSGRDLTTWSKKWLETAGVNTLEPLIADDADGTITRFAVTQTAPADYPTIRPHRLGIGFYSLDGGALVRTHYAEVDVDGDRTEVPELHGLTRPDLVLLNDNDLAYAKIRLDEKSLATAIAHLADISDPLARSLVWGAAWDQTRDAETAASDYIDLVLGNIGRETESTTVRTTLSQLRTAATLYVTPEKRLAARQKIADGIWALAESAESGSDSQLQFVTAFAASLVTPEHAGIIGRLRSGEETLPGLEIDADLNWQLLVGLATIGATDAASIDAALASDNTSKGGEFAAQARAALPDAASKDAAWDSLVERGDAPNTIVRSAALGFVHPAGAEVLRPFVPKYFDMLIPIWESRTYQIAQYLIVGLFPTAIADAELRDATRSWLSENQDAAPALRRLVLENLADVERALAAQSRDAED, encoded by the coding sequence GTGCCTGGAGAGAACCTCACCCGCATCGAAGCGCAGGAGCGCCATGACGTCGTCGACACCCAGTCGTACGAGGTCTCGCTCGACCTGACGAAGGGCGCCGAGGTCTTCGGATCCCGCAGCGTCGTGCGCTTCACCGCGACGCCGGAGAGCTTCACCTTCATCGATCTGATCGCCCGCGAAGTGCGCGAGATCTCGCTCAACGGCGAGCAGCTCGACCCCGACGAGGTCTTCGAGGACTCGCGGATCGCCCTCGCCGGCCTGCAGGCCGAGAACGTCCTCGTCGTCGACGCGGACTGCGCCTACACCAACACCGGAGAGGGGCTGCACCGTTTCGTCGACCCCGTCGACGGAGAGGTCTACCTCTACTCCCAGTTCGAGGTTCCCGACTCGCGGCGCGTGTTCGCCGTGTTCGAGCAGCCCGATCTGAAGGCCACGTTCCAGTTCACGGTGACGGCCCCGTCGTCATGGAAGGTCGTCTCCAACTCCCCCACCCCCGAGCCGATCGTGCACGACGACGACTCGGTCGCCACGTGGGGCTTCGAGCCCACTCCCCGCATCTCCTCGTACATCACGGCACTGGTCGCCGGACCGTACGAGTCGACGTTCTCCGAGCTCACCAGCGCCTCGGGTCGCGTGATCCCCCTCGGCGTCTACGGCCGCAAGAGCCTGTGGCAGCACCTCGACGCCGACTACATCTTCGACAAGACGCGCGAAGGCTTCGCGTATTTCGAGTCCAAGTTCGGCGTCCCGTACCCGTTCGCCAAGTACGACCAGCTCTTCGTTCCCGAGTTCAACGCGGGTGCGATGGAGAACGCCGGGGCGGTGACCTTCACCGAGACCTACGTCTTCCGCAGCAAGGTCACGGATGCCGTCAAGGAACGTCGTGTCGTCACGATCCTGCACGAGCTCGCCCACATGTGGTTCGGCGACCTCGTCACGATGAAGTGGTGGAACGACCTCTGGCTCAACGAGTCCTTCGCGGAGTGGGCCTCCACCATCGCCACCGCCGAGGCCACCGAGTGGACCGAGGCGTGGACCACCTTCAACGCGATGGAGAAGACCTGGGCGTACCGCCAGGATCAGCTGCCCTCGACGCACCCGATCACCGCCGTGATCAACGACCTCGAAGACGTGCAGGTCAACTTCGACGGAATCACGTACGCGAAGGGCGGGTCCGTCCTCAAGCAGCTCGCCGCCTGGGTCGGCATCGAGGAGTTCTTCGCCGGGGTCTCGCAGTACTTCCAGAAGCACTCGTGGGGCAACACCGAGCTCAGCGACCTGCTCACCGAGCTCGAGGCCACCAGCGGTCGCGACCTCACGACCTGGTCGAAGAAGTGGCTCGAGACCGCCGGGGTCAACACGCTCGAGCCGCTCATCGCCGATGATGCCGACGGCACCATCACGCGGTTCGCGGTGACGCAGACGGCGCCCGCCGACTACCCCACGATCCGCCCGCACCGTCTGGGCATCGGTTTCTACTCGCTCGACGGCGGCGCTCTCGTGCGCACGCACTACGCGGAGGTCGACGTCGACGGCGACCGCACCGAGGTGCCGGAGCTCCACGGACTCACGCGCCCTGATCTCGTGCTGCTCAACGACAACGACCTCGCCTACGCGAAGATCCGCCTCGACGAGAAGTCTCTGGCCACCGCGATCGCGCATCTCGCCGACATCAGCGATCCTCTCGCACGTTCGCTCGTGTGGGGTGCGGCCTGGGATCAGACCCGGGACGCCGAGACCGCGGCCTCCGACTACATCGATCTGGTGCTGGGCAACATCGGGCGCGAGACCGAGTCGACGACGGTGCGCACCACACTCTCCCAGCTGCGCACCGCTGCCACCCTGTATGTGACCCCCGAGAAGCGTCTGGCTGCACGACAGAAGATCGCCGACGGCATCTGGGCGCTCGCGGAGTCCGCGGAGTCGGGCAGCGACAGCCAGCTCCAGTTCGTCACCGCCTTCGCCGCGTCGCTCGTCACCCCCGAGCATGCCGGCATCATCGGCCGTCTGCGCTCCGGTGAGGAGACGCTCCCCGGGCTCGAGATCGACGCCGACCTCAACTGGCAGCTGCTCGTCGGCCTCGCCACGATCGGCGCCACCGACGCGGCCTCCATCGATGCCGCACTCGCGTCCGACAACACGTCGAAGGGCGGCGAGTTCGCCGCCCAGGCCCGTGCGGCTCTGCCCGATGCGGCATCGAAGGACGCCGCATGGGACTCGCTGGTCGAGCGCGGAGATGCGCCGAACACGATCGTCCGCTCTGCGGCGCTCGGCTTCGTGCACCCGGCGGGTGCCGAGGTGCTGCGTCCGTTCGTGCCGAAGTACTTCGACATGCTGATCCCGATCTGGGAGTCGCGCACGTACCAGATCGCTCAGTACCTCATCGTCGGCCTGTTCCCCACCGCGATCGCCGATGCCGAGCTGCGCGACGCGACGAGGAGCTGGCTGTCGGAGAACCAGGACGCCGCCCCGGCACTTCGCCGCCTCGTGCTCGAGAACCTCGCCGACGTCGAGCGCGCGCTGGCCGCGCAGTCCCGCGACGCCGAGGACTGA
- a CDS encoding ferrochelatase: protein MTAIEPNTVRFSSAAASTGAPYMTTPVAYDGILLAGFGGPEGQDDVIPFLRNVTRGRGIPDERLEEVAHHYRHFGGVSPINGQNRILKEALEGELARRGIDLPVYWGNRNWSPYLEEVVTEAAADGKRTLLAFATSAYSSFSSCRQYREDFARVLEETNLGETVTIDKIRPFYDHPGFVESFETGVREAVETFMSQGIAPADIQILFSTHSIPTADAERSGARDIDWGEGGAYAAQHLAVAAWVMDRVRESIPEAADVSWELVYQSRSGPASQPWLEPDVCDVIGELPARGRKAVAVVPVGFMSDHMEVLWDLDTEAAEAADEAGLAFTRTPTPGVAPSFVTGIVDLIVERLEGRPNEERPHVTSLPGAFDVCRPGCCENVRAGFKPAASGVAP from the coding sequence GTGACCGCGATCGAGCCGAACACCGTCCGCTTTTCCTCTGCTGCCGCCTCCACGGGTGCGCCCTACATGACGACCCCCGTCGCGTATGACGGGATCCTCCTCGCCGGCTTCGGCGGACCGGAGGGCCAGGATGACGTCATCCCGTTCCTGCGCAACGTCACGCGTGGCCGTGGGATCCCCGACGAGAGGCTGGAGGAGGTCGCGCACCACTACCGCCACTTCGGCGGCGTGAGCCCGATCAACGGACAGAACCGCATCCTGAAGGAGGCGCTCGAGGGTGAGCTGGCCCGCCGGGGCATCGACCTTCCGGTGTACTGGGGCAACCGCAACTGGAGCCCGTACCTCGAGGAGGTCGTCACCGAGGCCGCGGCCGACGGGAAGCGGACGCTGCTCGCCTTCGCGACGAGCGCCTACAGCTCCTTCTCGAGCTGCCGACAATACCGCGAGGACTTCGCGCGTGTGCTCGAGGAGACGAACCTCGGTGAGACGGTGACGATCGACAAGATCCGTCCGTTCTACGACCACCCCGGGTTCGTGGAGTCCTTCGAGACGGGCGTGCGCGAGGCCGTCGAGACGTTCATGAGTCAGGGCATCGCGCCCGCCGACATCCAGATCCTGTTCTCCACCCACAGCATCCCGACCGCCGACGCGGAGCGCTCCGGTGCCCGCGACATCGACTGGGGTGAGGGCGGCGCCTACGCGGCTCAGCACCTCGCGGTCGCCGCGTGGGTCATGGACAGGGTCCGCGAGAGCATCCCCGAGGCTGCGGACGTGTCGTGGGAGCTGGTGTATCAGTCCCGCTCCGGCCCCGCATCGCAGCCGTGGCTCGAGCCCGACGTGTGCGACGTGATCGGCGAACTCCCCGCCCGCGGACGCAAGGCCGTCGCGGTCGTCCCGGTCGGATTCATGAGCGATCACATGGAGGTGCTCTGGGACCTCGACACCGAGGCGGCCGAGGCCGCCGACGAGGCGGGTCTCGCCTTCACGCGCACCCCGACGCCGGGTGTCGCGCCGTCGTTCGTCACCGGCATCGTCGATCTGATCGTCGAGCGCCTCGAGGGGCGCCCCAACGAGGAACGGCCGCACGTGACCTCTCTGCCCGGGGCATTCGACGTCTGTCGTCCTGGTTGCTGCGAGAACGTGCGCGCGGGGTTCAAGCCGGCCGCCTCCGGCGTCGCCCCGTGA
- a CDS encoding ribose-5-phosphate isomerase, translating to MRIHIATDHAGLDFSTQLQEHLRGAGHEVVDHGPVEYDAVDDYPAFCIRAAQAVVADQAAGIETLGVVFGGSGNGEQIAANKVAGVRAALVWNTSTAELAREHNDANVISIGARQHTFDEVTSFIDTFIATPFSHDERHVRRIGQIADFERDGSLLPDPRA from the coding sequence ATGCGCATCCATATCGCCACCGATCACGCCGGCCTCGACTTCTCGACGCAGCTGCAGGAGCACCTGCGAGGCGCCGGGCACGAGGTCGTGGACCACGGCCCGGTCGAGTACGACGCGGTCGACGACTACCCCGCATTCTGCATCCGCGCCGCGCAGGCCGTGGTGGCGGATCAGGCCGCGGGCATCGAGACCCTCGGGGTCGTCTTCGGCGGCTCGGGGAACGGCGAGCAGATCGCGGCGAACAAGGTCGCGGGAGTGCGTGCCGCTCTGGTCTGGAACACCTCGACGGCCGAGCTCGCTCGCGAGCACAACGACGCCAACGTGATCTCGATCGGCGCGCGTCAGCATACCTTCGACGAAGTCACCTCGTTCATCGACACGTTCATCGCGACCCCCTTCTCGCACGACGAGCGCCACGTTCGCCGGATCGGTCAGATCGCGGACTTCGAGCGCGACGGCTCGCTGCTGCCGGACCCCCGGGCCTGA
- a CDS encoding Fpg/Nei family DNA glycosylase: MPEGHSVHRIARQFDRNFVGKTLRASSPQGRFAEGAAVLDGREALRVQAVGKQMFLETEGDVWLRVHLGLYGAWDFAGDIIVDPTIAAANGRMGQTNQRGTVVEEEQGDGAPSADAILDDAGENSLSSIGAPRRTRVHVRMSEQTKGLADEGLEWPPPVVGQVRLRLMTDITAADLRGPTACVLQTPEEMLASVAKLGPDPLVGDPVENEERFVRAVRRKPTAIALLLMDQAVVSGIGNVYRAEMLFRQGLNPHTPGREVPEDVVRALWYDWVRLLAIGVETGQMMTMDDLSAAQYRAAMANRNDRHWVYHRAGLPCRICGTEIALEEIGARKLYWCPRCQA, translated from the coding sequence ATGCCGGAGGGGCATTCCGTACATCGGATCGCGCGGCAGTTCGACCGCAACTTCGTCGGAAAGACGCTGCGCGCCTCGAGCCCGCAGGGGCGTTTCGCCGAGGGCGCCGCCGTTCTCGACGGACGTGAGGCGCTGCGCGTGCAGGCCGTCGGCAAGCAGATGTTCCTCGAAACGGAGGGTGATGTCTGGCTACGGGTGCACCTGGGCCTCTACGGAGCCTGGGATTTCGCGGGCGACATCATCGTCGATCCGACGATCGCCGCCGCGAACGGACGCATGGGGCAGACGAACCAGCGGGGCACCGTCGTCGAGGAAGAGCAGGGCGATGGCGCGCCGTCGGCTGACGCGATCCTCGATGACGCGGGCGAGAACTCGCTCTCATCCATCGGCGCGCCACGGCGCACCCGCGTGCACGTGCGCATGTCGGAGCAGACCAAGGGCCTTGCCGATGAGGGGCTGGAGTGGCCGCCGCCGGTCGTGGGGCAGGTGCGTCTGCGGCTGATGACCGACATCACCGCCGCCGATCTGCGCGGACCGACGGCGTGCGTGCTGCAGACCCCGGAGGAGATGCTCGCGAGTGTGGCCAAGCTCGGACCCGATCCGCTCGTGGGCGACCCCGTGGAGAACGAGGAGCGGTTCGTGCGCGCCGTGCGGAGGAAGCCGACCGCGATCGCGCTGCTCCTGATGGACCAGGCGGTCGTCAGCGGAATTGGGAACGTGTACCGCGCCGAGATGCTCTTCCGTCAGGGTCTGAACCCGCACACCCCGGGGCGTGAGGTGCCGGAGGACGTGGTGCGCGCACTCTGGTACGACTGGGTGCGCCTGCTGGCGATCGGAGTCGAGACCGGACAGATGATGACCATGGACGACCTCTCCGCCGCACAGTATCGCGCCGCGATGGCGAACCGCAACGACCGGCACTGGGTCTACCACCGGGCGGGCCTGCCCTGCCGGATCTGCGGCACCGAGATCGCTCTCGAGGAGATCGGCGCGCGGAAGCTCTACTGGTGTCCGCGCTGCCAGGCGTGA
- a CDS encoding FMN-binding negative transcriptional regulator → MRQNPSFTLADVQEIRRVIDRNPWATIVSDGPEGLVSSHYAVLLDDGRDDLTIVGHVGRPDDRIHAIGEREMLVVFQGPHGYISPGWYGEVQAVPTWNYTAVHLAGVPEILSAEENLRVLDRLVDRFEGRMPEPRGMWERPNDPAFIERLAAGTVGFRLTPTRVVAKHKLSQNKDAETIETVIAHLEGDGPYAQPELAAEMRRVRQARLGAAG, encoded by the coding sequence ATGCGTCAGAATCCCAGTTTCACGCTCGCGGATGTTCAGGAGATCCGTCGCGTCATCGACCGCAACCCCTGGGCGACCATCGTGAGCGACGGCCCCGAGGGCCTCGTGTCGTCGCACTACGCGGTCCTTCTCGATGACGGGAGAGACGACCTCACGATCGTGGGGCACGTCGGCCGTCCCGATGACCGGATCCACGCGATCGGGGAGCGGGAGATGCTCGTCGTGTTCCAGGGCCCCCACGGCTACATCTCGCCGGGCTGGTACGGCGAGGTCCAGGCCGTGCCGACGTGGAACTACACCGCCGTGCACCTCGCCGGGGTCCCCGAGATCCTGAGCGCTGAGGAGAACCTCCGCGTGCTCGATCGGCTCGTCGATCGATTCGAGGGGCGGATGCCGGAGCCGCGCGGCATGTGGGAACGACCGAACGATCCCGCTTTCATCGAGCGGCTCGCCGCCGGCACCGTCGGGTTCCGGCTCACACCGACACGGGTCGTGGCGAAGCACAAGCTCAGTCAGAACAAGGACGCGGAGACGATCGAGACGGTGATCGCACATCTCGAGGGCGACGGGCCCTACGCACAGCCCGAGCTCGCCGCCGAGATGAGGCGCGTACGTCAGGCCCGTCTCGGAGCTGCCGGATGA
- a CDS encoding amidohydrolase codes for MSGIGSRIGTVANVRIAGPGSEYLIDDEPVDIVLEDGLIVDIAPAGALPPAGEILDGHGAWAVPGLWDNHVHTVQWALATERVALGGASSAAEAASIMAAAAPLPDGRKVGSGFRDAMWPDAPDLALLDRATGTVPTYLINADVHSTWLNSAALRLEGLSSPDGMLREQYAFEISRRLNAVEPLRADIAVGAAGERAASRGVVGLVDFDMAWNAEAWSRRVAAGFAAHRVEFAIYPFDLTRAIAEGLRSGEVHELSETPEAARGLISVGPLKVISDGSLGTRTAACSHPYPGDPQNFGVLTVPPAELTELLTAATGGGLGVAVHAIGDRAVTAALDAFTLSGATGTIEHAQLVRHADLARFGRLGVIASVQPQHALDDRDLVGTHWAGQTSVGYPLRALRDAGVELRFGSDAPVAPLDPWQGIAAAVTRTDDERDAWHPEERITRAQALQASVRTALRPGQPADIALCGFDPLQASGADLRAMPVIATLVAGRVTHGV; via the coding sequence ATGAGCGGCATCGGATCTCGGATCGGCACCGTCGCGAACGTCCGCATCGCGGGGCCAGGCAGCGAGTATCTGATCGACGACGAACCCGTCGACATCGTGCTCGAGGACGGCCTGATCGTCGACATCGCGCCGGCGGGAGCGCTGCCGCCCGCCGGCGAGATTCTCGACGGCCACGGCGCCTGGGCGGTCCCCGGGCTGTGGGACAACCATGTGCACACGGTGCAATGGGCGCTCGCGACCGAGCGCGTCGCTCTCGGCGGGGCATCGTCCGCGGCGGAGGCCGCGTCGATCATGGCGGCCGCCGCGCCTCTTCCCGACGGACGCAAGGTCGGCAGCGGTTTCCGCGATGCGATGTGGCCGGATGCTCCCGACCTGGCACTGCTCGACCGCGCAACAGGCACGGTGCCGACGTACCTGATCAACGCCGATGTGCACAGCACCTGGCTCAATTCCGCGGCGTTGCGGCTCGAGGGGCTCTCGAGCCCCGACGGGATGCTGCGCGAGCAGTACGCGTTCGAGATCTCGCGACGGCTCAACGCCGTCGAGCCGCTTCGCGCCGACATCGCCGTCGGAGCGGCGGGCGAGCGCGCAGCATCGCGGGGGGTGGTCGGCCTCGTCGACTTCGACATGGCCTGGAACGCCGAGGCCTGGTCACGGCGCGTCGCAGCCGGCTTCGCCGCGCACAGGGTGGAGTTCGCGATCTACCCGTTCGACCTGACGCGGGCGATCGCAGAGGGGCTTCGATCGGGTGAGGTGCACGAGCTGTCGGAGACGCCGGAGGCTGCTCGCGGACTGATCAGTGTGGGACCGCTGAAGGTCATCAGTGACGGATCGCTGGGCACCCGCACCGCGGCGTGTTCGCACCCCTATCCCGGGGATCCACAGAACTTCGGCGTGCTCACCGTCCCGCCCGCCGAGCTCACCGAACTGCTCACGGCCGCGACCGGCGGCGGCCTCGGCGTCGCGGTGCACGCGATCGGGGATCGCGCGGTCACTGCGGCGCTCGACGCCTTCACTCTCTCTGGCGCCACCGGGACCATCGAACATGCGCAGCTCGTGCGCCACGCGGACCTCGCCCGCTTCGGGCGCCTCGGGGTGATCGCGAGTGTGCAGCCGCAGCATGCTCTCGACGATCGCGACCTCGTCGGCACGCACTGGGCGGGTCAGACCTCCGTCGGCTACCCGCTCAGAGCCCTCAGGGACGCCGGCGTCGAACTCCGGTTCGGATCCGACGCGCCCGTCGCTCCGCTGGATCCCTGGCAGGGGATCGCCGCTGCGGTCACCCGCACCGACGACGAGCGCGACGCGTGGCATCCGGAGGAGCGGATCACCCGCGCCCAGGCCCTTCAGGCCAGTGTGCGCACGGCCCTGCGCCCCGGACAGCCCGCCGACATCGCCCTCTGCGGCTTCGACCCGCTGCAGGCATCCGGCGCGGATCTGCGCGCCATGCCGGTCATCGCGACGCTCGTGGCCGGACGAGTCACGCACGGCGTCTGA